Proteins co-encoded in one Hymenobacter swuensis DY53 genomic window:
- a CDS encoding CinA family protein, with product MKKSLPNELIQNFLKHKLTLALAESCTCGLVAAQLAPATGVSEVLLGSVVTYHPEAKQQLLGVKKATLTTYSAESQQTTNEMALGLHRHLPKADVCVAVTGLCGPGRSETPEKPVGTVFVTILFQGKAHEYREAFAGTGDALRQRATEFIYEKLTELLERQQLAPG from the coding sequence ATGAAAAAGTCCCTTCCTAACGAGCTAATTCAGAATTTCCTCAAGCACAAGCTCACGCTGGCGCTGGCCGAAAGCTGTACTTGCGGACTCGTAGCGGCGCAGCTAGCCCCGGCTACTGGCGTTAGCGAGGTGCTGCTGGGTTCTGTTGTGACCTATCATCCGGAAGCCAAACAGCAGCTGCTGGGCGTGAAAAAGGCTACGCTCACCACCTATTCGGCCGAGAGTCAGCAAACAACTAACGAAATGGCGTTGGGTCTGCACCGGCACCTACCCAAAGCCGACGTGTGCGTGGCCGTTACCGGCCTGTGCGGCCCCGGCAGATCGGAAACACCTGAAAAGCCGGTGGGTACCGTATTTGTCACCATTCTTTTCCAAGGCAAAGCTCACGAGTACCGGGAGGCATTTGCCGGTACTGGCGACGCCCTGCGCCAACGCGCCACGGAGTTTATCTATGAAAAACTGACCGAGTTGCTGGAGCGGCAACAGCTGGCACCGGGCTAG
- a CDS encoding DUF6565 domain-containing protein: protein MKLPFSGALLTAAGLLLTTAATAQQTPKTTTKPSASTSKTSTATTAGVERDLRDFSDWVNDKVDRAATTARRELPRISEEFDRQSKRIDKAVDSLTVEGKREYSTQKVRYQRWATRQDSLDASARRPATADQAQRRLLNEDVNISKARPTELSDLYFRLIETMRSDKQNWTQADWSAASAVLTRLNTRYEQVREQIPLEERLRIRTLQGEFRTLEKARDVKDVIRE, encoded by the coding sequence ATGAAACTTCCTTTTTCGGGTGCGCTACTAACGGCTGCCGGCTTGTTGCTGACTACGGCGGCCACCGCCCAGCAAACGCCTAAAACAACGACCAAGCCTTCGGCTTCCACCTCGAAAACCTCTACTGCCACCACGGCCGGTGTGGAGCGCGACCTGCGTGACTTCAGTGACTGGGTGAACGACAAGGTGGACCGCGCCGCTACCACGGCCCGCCGCGAGCTGCCGCGCATCAGCGAGGAGTTTGACCGCCAGAGCAAGCGCATCGATAAGGCCGTGGACAGTCTCACGGTGGAAGGCAAACGCGAGTACAGCACCCAGAAAGTGCGCTACCAACGCTGGGCTACTCGTCAGGACAGCCTTGATGCCTCCGCCCGCCGCCCCGCTACCGCCGACCAGGCCCAGCGCCGCCTGCTGAACGAAGACGTGAACATCAGTAAGGCCCGCCCCACCGAACTATCAGACCTGTATTTCCGCCTGATCGAAACTATGCGCTCCGATAAGCAGAACTGGACGCAGGCCGACTGGAGTGCTGCCAGTGCCGTGCTGACCCGCCTGAACACCCGTTATGAACAGGTGCGGGAGCAGATTCCGCTGGAAGAGCGCCTGCGCATCCGTACGCTGCAGGGCGAGTTCCGGACCCTGGAGAAAGCCCGCGACGTGAAAGATGTGATTCGCGAATAA
- a CDS encoding DUF547 domain-containing protein, which produces MPLLPRLVSRFFLVILLLSWWPALSNAAANPALDKLQQPWNQLLQHHVTTDGRFNYEAMLDEETQLLDYLQSLRKIKPDPQTWSADDTKAFWINTYNAAAASLILQYYPLASINDIRVKEIGGLKSPWEAPVVNVGGQSYSLNQIEREVLRNQFHDPRVHFALMYGAASCPPVLAEAYTGTRVNEQLDAQAKRFLNDPAFNQLTPQQVQLSGLFESYAAEFGPEAQVLEFVNRYALVPVLPTAKVEYRSFNWALNDRTGLSNSQALGKH; this is translated from the coding sequence ATGCCGTTGCTGCCCCGTCTGGTTTCCCGCTTTTTCCTGGTTATCCTGCTGCTGAGCTGGTGGCCGGCCTTGAGCAACGCGGCAGCAAACCCAGCGCTGGACAAGCTGCAGCAACCCTGGAACCAGTTGTTGCAGCACCACGTCACCACCGATGGCCGCTTCAACTACGAAGCCATGCTGGACGAGGAAACCCAGCTGCTGGACTACCTGCAAAGCCTGCGCAAAATAAAGCCCGACCCGCAAACCTGGTCCGCGGACGACACCAAGGCCTTCTGGATTAACACTTACAACGCCGCCGCCGCTTCCCTTATTCTGCAGTATTACCCGCTGGCCAGCATCAACGACATCCGGGTGAAGGAAATCGGAGGGCTGAAGTCGCCCTGGGAAGCGCCTGTAGTCAACGTGGGCGGCCAGTCGTATTCGCTCAACCAGATTGAGCGGGAAGTGCTGCGCAATCAGTTTCACGACCCACGCGTCCACTTTGCCTTAATGTACGGCGCGGCCTCCTGCCCCCCGGTGCTGGCCGAAGCCTACACCGGCACCCGTGTCAACGAGCAGCTCGACGCCCAGGCCAAACGCTTCCTCAACGACCCGGCCTTCAACCAGCTCACCCCGCAACAGGTGCAGCTCTCGGGCCTGTTTGAATCCTACGCAGCCGAATTCGGTCCCGAAGCGCAGGTACTCGAGTTTGTGAACCGCTACGCGCTGGTACCGGTGCTACCCACGGCCAAGGTGGAATACCGCTCGTTTAACTGGGCTCTCAACGACCGGACCGGTCTGAGCAACTCGCAGGCGCTGGGCAAACATTAG
- a CDS encoding YitT family protein: protein MHQPATTTPLIQPVSAAPKSPPRDGLWWRRQITNTLLMVAGVLSAGFGLESFLLPGGFLDGGVTGISLLLVQIFGWPLPVLIVLLNVPFVFMAWRQLDPGVAIRTLLGIVALALVLALVPYPIITHDKLLISVFGGFFLGAGIGLAMRGGGVLDGTEIMAIFLSKQSSMTIGDIVLVFNIVIFGVAAYVLSLETALYSILAYLSAAKTIDFVIDGLEEYTGVTIMSGQADAVRRMITEKMGRGATVYSGKGGYGTHGHQANAIDIVFTVITRLELTKLKAEVEQIDQNAFMVMHSVKETKGGMIKKRPLH from the coding sequence ATGCATCAACCGGCTACTACCACACCGCTTATCCAACCCGTTTCGGCTGCCCCGAAAAGTCCGCCCCGCGACGGGCTCTGGTGGCGACGACAAATTACCAATACGCTTCTGATGGTGGCAGGCGTGCTGTCGGCAGGCTTCGGGCTGGAGAGCTTCCTGCTGCCCGGCGGCTTCCTGGATGGCGGCGTCACGGGTATCTCCCTGCTGCTGGTCCAGATTTTCGGCTGGCCGCTGCCCGTGCTTATCGTGCTGCTCAACGTCCCGTTCGTATTCATGGCCTGGCGGCAGCTCGACCCCGGCGTGGCCATCCGTACACTGCTGGGCATTGTAGCCCTGGCCTTGGTGCTGGCCCTGGTGCCTTACCCCATCATCACCCACGACAAGTTGCTGATTTCCGTTTTTGGCGGGTTCTTCCTGGGGGCCGGTATTGGGCTGGCTATGCGGGGCGGCGGTGTGCTCGATGGCACAGAAATCATGGCTATCTTCCTCAGCAAGCAATCCAGCATGACCATCGGCGATATTGTATTGGTGTTCAATATCGTCATCTTCGGGGTGGCTGCCTACGTGTTGTCCCTGGAAACGGCGCTGTATTCTATCCTGGCCTACTTATCCGCCGCCAAAACCATCGACTTCGTAATTGATGGTTTAGAGGAGTACACCGGCGTTACCATCATGTCGGGTCAGGCTGATGCCGTCCGGCGCATGATTACCGAGAAAATGGGCCGGGGTGCCACCGTATATAGCGGCAAAGGCGGCTACGGCACCCACGGCCACCAGGCCAATGCCATCGACATTGTTTTCACTGTCATCACCCGTCTGGAGCTCACCAAGCTCAAAGCCGAAGTCGAGCAGATCGACCAGAATGCCTTCATGGTGATGCACAGCGTCAAAGAAACCAAAGGCGGCATGATCAAAAAGCGGCCGTTGCATTAG
- a CDS encoding DUF2461 domain-containing protein: MNLALILDFLRALAANNNKAWMDQHRADYHQARAEYTAFIAQLLRDASADLEPGLRGLSPSEVMFRINKNDRFQQSDEPYKRHMGAGIKPGGRHSPQAGYFIALQPDGETYVGAGRWMPEPQQLAGIRQEIHYNGAAFHAIRQHPELVHHFPHGLDQSQALKTAPKGYDKTDPDIEWLRLKSFFVWRSFSDADVRRPDFPARVLEAWQAAKPFVQFLNEAMTGE, from the coding sequence ATGAATCTTGCCCTCATTCTGGATTTCCTGCGTGCCCTGGCCGCCAACAACAACAAAGCCTGGATGGACCAGCACCGCGCCGACTACCACCAAGCCCGCGCCGAGTACACCGCCTTCATTGCCCAACTGCTGCGCGATGCTTCCGCCGATTTGGAACCCGGCCTGCGCGGCCTCTCGCCTTCCGAGGTAATGTTCCGCATTAACAAAAACGACCGGTTTCAGCAGAGCGACGAGCCGTACAAGCGCCATATGGGTGCGGGCATCAAGCCCGGCGGCCGGCACAGCCCCCAGGCCGGCTATTTTATTGCCCTGCAGCCCGATGGCGAAACATACGTAGGTGCCGGCCGCTGGATGCCCGAGCCCCAGCAGCTAGCTGGCATCCGCCAGGAAATCCACTACAATGGGGCCGCCTTCCACGCCATCCGCCAGCACCCCGAGCTAGTGCACCACTTTCCCCACGGCCTCGATCAGTCACAGGCCCTCAAAACGGCTCCCAAGGGCTACGACAAAACCGACCCCGACATTGAGTGGCTGCGGCTGAAAAGCTTCTTCGTGTGGCGCTCCTTCTCCGACGCCGACGTGCGCCGCCCCGATTTCCCGGCCCGGGTGCTGGAAGCCTGGCAGGCCGCCAAACCCTTCGTGCAGTTCCTTAATGAGGCTATGACGGGGGAGTAA
- a CDS encoding amidohydrolase family protein has product MPFSFRLPLALGGLLLACTTAHAQKTYLHCGRLLDMRSERAQTEMTLVIEKGRVLAVERGYSTPAGAQDKVIDLKNRTVLPGLIDCHVHLENETSKDNYLKEFTQNPADVAFGSLDYARKTLLAGFTTVRDLGGSGVNIALRNAINRGQVTGPRVFTAGKAISGTGGHMDPTNGYRLDLMGMPGPADGIANGPDQGRQAVREQYKRGADLIKIASTGGVLSVAKDGSAPQFTEAEIRAVVETARDLGLAVACHAHGAEGMKRAIRAGVTSIEHGTLMDDETIGLMKKYGTWYVPTITAGKSVADSATIPNYYPPLVTPKALAIGPKLQATFGRAYKAGVKIAFGTDAAVFRHGVNALEFRYMVEAGMPPVEALRSATVRAAELLGQTSNLGTLEPGKLADVVAVQGDPTQDINAMQQVRFVMKQGVVYRQE; this is encoded by the coding sequence ATGCCCTTTTCCTTTCGTTTGCCTTTGGCCCTCGGCGGCCTGCTACTGGCCTGCACGACCGCGCACGCGCAGAAAACCTACCTCCACTGCGGCCGTTTGCTGGATATGCGCTCTGAGCGCGCCCAGACGGAGATGACGCTGGTAATAGAAAAAGGCCGCGTGTTAGCTGTGGAACGCGGCTACTCGACCCCGGCCGGGGCGCAGGATAAGGTCATCGACCTGAAGAACCGCACCGTGCTGCCTGGCCTCATCGACTGCCACGTGCACCTGGAAAACGAAACCAGCAAAGACAACTACCTCAAGGAATTCACCCAGAACCCGGCCGACGTGGCGTTTGGCTCCCTCGACTACGCCCGTAAAACCCTGCTGGCCGGCTTTACCACGGTGCGTGATTTGGGCGGCTCCGGCGTGAACATCGCCCTGCGCAACGCCATCAACCGGGGACAGGTGACGGGGCCGCGCGTATTCACGGCGGGCAAGGCCATTTCGGGTACCGGCGGCCACATGGACCCCACCAACGGCTACCGCCTCGACCTGATGGGCATGCCCGGCCCCGCCGATGGCATTGCCAACGGCCCCGACCAGGGCCGTCAGGCCGTGCGCGAGCAGTACAAGCGCGGGGCCGACCTCATCAAGATTGCCAGCACCGGCGGCGTACTCAGCGTGGCCAAGGACGGCTCGGCCCCGCAGTTCACGGAAGCCGAAATCCGGGCCGTGGTGGAAACCGCCCGCGACCTGGGCCTGGCCGTGGCCTGCCACGCCCACGGGGCCGAGGGCATGAAGCGCGCCATCCGGGCGGGCGTCACCAGCATCGAGCACGGCACGCTGATGGACGACGAAACCATCGGGCTGATGAAGAAATACGGCACCTGGTACGTGCCCACCATCACGGCCGGCAAATCGGTAGCCGACTCGGCCACCATCCCCAACTACTACCCGCCGCTGGTGACGCCCAAGGCGTTGGCCATCGGCCCCAAGCTGCAGGCCACCTTCGGGCGGGCGTACAAGGCGGGGGTCAAAATTGCGTTTGGTACCGATGCGGCCGTGTTCCGGCACGGCGTGAATGCGCTGGAGTTCCGCTACATGGTGGAGGCCGGCATGCCGCCCGTGGAGGCGCTGCGCAGTGCCACCGTGCGGGCCGCCGAGCTGCTGGGCCAGACCAGCAACCTGGGCACGCTGGAGCCCGGCAAGCTGGCCGACGTGGTGGCCGTGCAGGGCGACCCGACGCAGGATATCAACGCCATGCAGCAGGTCCGCTTCGTGATGAAACAAGGCGTGGTGTACCGGCAGGAATAA
- a CDS encoding GNAT family N-acetyltransferase, giving the protein MSVSTAPSIHIQPATLADIPVIVGLAEATWEPTYRFIISREQLEYMYRVIYTPASLERQMTEQGHTFLLVYVEGQAGGYASFSAQSEAGLYKLQKIYVLPAHQGQGLGQRLVAAVEQAVRAAGGHTLDLNVNRHNPAQAFYEHLGFHRHHEEDIAIGPYWMNDYVMRKAL; this is encoded by the coding sequence ATGTCAGTTTCCACCGCGCCTTCCATTCACATCCAGCCCGCTACCCTAGCCGACATTCCGGTGATTGTGGGGCTGGCGGAAGCCACCTGGGAGCCCACGTACCGGTTTATCATCTCGCGGGAGCAGCTGGAATACATGTACCGGGTGATTTACACGCCGGCATCGTTGGAGCGGCAGATGACGGAGCAAGGCCACACGTTTTTGCTGGTGTACGTAGAAGGGCAGGCCGGTGGTTATGCCTCCTTCTCGGCGCAGTCGGAGGCTGGCCTGTACAAGCTCCAGAAAATCTATGTGCTGCCCGCGCATCAGGGCCAGGGCCTGGGCCAACGGCTGGTAGCGGCCGTAGAACAGGCTGTACGGGCGGCGGGTGGCCACACGCTGGATCTGAACGTAAACCGCCATAACCCGGCCCAGGCCTTCTATGAGCATTTGGGCTTCCATCGTCACCACGAGGAAGACATTGCCATTGGCCCCTACTGGATGAATGACTATGTGATGCGCAAGGCACTATAG
- a CDS encoding S8 family peptidase: MAYPLSARLRLLGFSFLLPALASAQSTPPSVSAPTTVAAPVPAAPQWYLLDAEQDGGVMGVSVTRAYQELLQGKASTPVVVAVIDAGIDTTHADLRRVLWRNPREIVSNGQDDDQNGYADDVRGWNYLGGADGRNINQEALEETRLLARLQPLYKGKTRTAVPTAKRAEYDLYLKVKKSYEAKVKENVEQLQNYRQAYAENAQGAEGLRVALGVARLDTATLRTPPTQDPELRQVSRGIYQMLVQTGFASMDDVLMEMKKGLQETQDQQEYGLNLQFNPRPIVGDQPDNVKQRDYGNRDVTGPDALHGTHVAGIIGADRENREGILGIAPNVQLMAVRAIPDGDERDKDVANAIRYAVDNGAQIINMSFGKYYSPQRPAVEEAIRYADQKGVLLIHSAGNENNDLDKTLQYPAPVFQSGQRIPNMITVGASARLNDESLAADFSNFGKTQVDVFAPGHQIYSTLPGGKYGNLSGTSMAAPVVTGIAATLKSYFPQLTAAQLKRIILASAQPVHTKVRQPGSTKLIDFAELSSTGGIVNLYRAVQLAQQPTP; this comes from the coding sequence ATGGCATATCCCCTCTCCGCCCGGCTTCGGCTGCTGGGTTTTTCGTTTTTATTGCCTGCCCTGGCTTCGGCCCAGAGTACGCCCCCGTCGGTTTCAGCCCCTACTACCGTGGCCGCCCCGGTGCCAGCGGCCCCGCAGTGGTACCTGCTCGATGCGGAGCAAGATGGCGGCGTAATGGGCGTGAGCGTGACGCGCGCTTACCAAGAGCTGCTGCAAGGCAAAGCCTCCACGCCCGTGGTAGTGGCCGTGATTGATGCCGGCATCGACACCACCCACGCTGACCTGCGGCGCGTGCTCTGGCGCAACCCCCGGGAAATAGTGAGCAACGGTCAGGACGATGACCAGAACGGATACGCCGACGACGTGCGCGGCTGGAACTACCTGGGTGGGGCCGACGGCCGCAACATCAACCAGGAAGCGTTGGAGGAAACCCGCCTGCTGGCCCGGCTGCAGCCCCTCTACAAAGGCAAAACCCGCACTGCCGTGCCCACTGCCAAGCGCGCCGAGTACGACCTCTACCTGAAGGTAAAGAAGAGCTACGAGGCCAAGGTGAAGGAGAATGTGGAACAGCTCCAGAACTACCGCCAAGCCTACGCCGAAAACGCCCAAGGTGCTGAGGGCCTCAGGGTCGCCCTCGGAGTAGCCCGCCTCGATACGGCCACCCTGCGCACCCCACCCACCCAGGACCCTGAGCTGCGCCAGGTGTCAAGGGGTATTTACCAGATGCTGGTGCAGACCGGCTTCGCCTCGATGGACGACGTGCTGATGGAAATGAAAAAGGGCCTCCAGGAAACTCAGGACCAGCAGGAGTACGGCCTCAACCTGCAGTTCAACCCCCGCCCCATCGTCGGCGACCAGCCCGACAATGTGAAGCAGCGCGACTACGGCAACCGTGACGTAACCGGCCCCGACGCCCTGCACGGCACCCACGTAGCCGGCATCATTGGGGCCGACCGGGAAAACCGGGAAGGCATCCTGGGCATTGCGCCCAACGTGCAGCTGATGGCCGTGCGCGCCATTCCCGACGGCGACGAGCGGGACAAGGATGTGGCCAACGCCATCCGCTACGCCGTGGACAATGGGGCCCAGATTATCAACATGAGCTTCGGCAAGTACTACTCGCCCCAGCGGCCGGCCGTGGAGGAAGCCATTCGCTACGCCGACCAGAAGGGTGTGCTGCTCATCCACTCAGCCGGTAACGAGAACAACGACCTCGACAAGACGCTGCAGTACCCGGCCCCGGTGTTCCAGAGCGGCCAGCGCATCCCGAACATGATTACCGTGGGCGCCTCGGCCCGCCTCAACGACGAATCCCTGGCCGCCGACTTCTCCAACTTCGGCAAGACGCAGGTGGATGTATTTGCACCCGGCCACCAGATCTACTCTACCCTACCCGGCGGCAAATATGGCAACCTGAGCGGCACCAGCATGGCCGCGCCCGTGGTGACGGGCATTGCGGCCACCCTCAAATCGTACTTCCCGCAGCTGACGGCGGCGCAGCTCAAGCGCATCATTCTGGCCTCAGCCCAGCCGGTACACACCAAGGTGCGCCAGCCCGGCTCTACCAAGCTGATAGACTTCGCTGAGCTGTCGAGCACGGGCGGCATCGTGAACCTGTACCGGGCCGTGCAGCTGGCCCAGCAGCCCACGCCGTAA
- a CDS encoding deoxynucleoside kinase — protein sequence MHIAIVGNIGAGKTTLANKLAHHFNWEVFLEDVDHNPYLKDFYDDMPRWAFHLQVYFLNSRFRQTQRIKELQKTGKGVIQDRTIYEDAHIFAANLNQSGLMTERDYQNYLSLFNSMISMVNPPDLLLYLRADLPKLVQQIEKRNRDYENNIKIDYLKHLNEHYEEWIQQYDHGKLLIVDVNNLDYVNNPEDLSVIIEKINSKLFGFF from the coding sequence ATGCACATTGCAATCGTCGGCAACATTGGCGCCGGCAAAACCACGCTGGCTAACAAACTGGCCCATCACTTCAATTGGGAAGTATTCCTGGAGGACGTCGACCATAATCCGTATCTGAAGGATTTCTACGACGATATGCCGCGCTGGGCGTTCCATCTGCAGGTATATTTCCTTAACAGCCGCTTCCGCCAGACCCAGCGTATCAAGGAGCTGCAGAAAACCGGCAAGGGCGTCATTCAGGACCGCACCATTTATGAGGATGCTCACATCTTCGCGGCCAATCTGAACCAATCGGGCCTGATGACGGAGCGGGACTACCAGAACTACCTGAGCCTGTTCAACTCCATGATCAGCATGGTGAACCCGCCCGACCTGCTGCTCTACCTGCGCGCCGACCTACCCAAGCTGGTTCAGCAGATTGAAAAGCGCAACCGCGACTACGAAAACAATATCAAAATCGACTACCTCAAGCACCTCAACGAGCACTATGAGGAGTGGATTCAGCAATACGACCACGGCAAGCTGCTCATCGTAGACGTGAACAACTTGGACTACGTGAACAACCCCGAAGATCTGAGCGTCATCATCGAGAAGATTAACAGCAAGCTGTTCGGGTTCTTTTAA
- a CDS encoding acyl-CoA-binding protein, translating into MASPEEFEAAAARSKELPAKPDNTTLLKMYALYKQGSEGDISGDRPGGFDFKAIAKYDAWAGLRGKSQEEARQEYVDFVNSLF; encoded by the coding sequence ATGGCCTCTCCCGAAGAATTTGAAGCCGCTGCCGCCCGCAGCAAAGAGCTGCCCGCCAAGCCTGATAACACCACCCTGCTCAAAATGTACGCCCTCTACAAGCAGGGCAGCGAAGGTGACATCAGCGGCGACCGGCCCGGCGGGTTCGATTTCAAAGCCATTGCCAAGTACGACGCCTGGGCCGGCCTGCGCGGCAAATCCCAGGAGGAAGCCCGCCAAGAGTACGTTGACTTCGTAAACTCCCTGTTCTAA
- a CDS encoding MOSC domain-containing protein — MAAPLLLSDLYIYPVKSLGGIRLTEATVEPRGLRHDRRWLIVNARNQFMTQRQTAAMAHLKVAPAYNGFLLSHQQRPELLPLYVPFEATPEKTLFVTIWDDMVFAWRGKPECDTWLTEALGEECKLVYMSDMVRRDVEPEHNPEGQLVSFADGYPFLLIGQESLAELNTRLAEAVGMDRFRPNLVFSGGEAFAEDDWASFQVGDVSFRAVRACGRCVLTTIDQTTAKKNPGGEPLRTLATYRTEGSKVMFGQNVTSTGQGSVRVGDTLTVVSYKA; from the coding sequence ATGGCTGCTCCCCTTCTGCTCTCCGATCTGTACATCTATCCGGTAAAATCCCTGGGCGGTATTCGCCTCACCGAGGCTACCGTGGAACCACGCGGCCTGCGCCACGACCGGCGCTGGCTGATTGTGAATGCGCGCAATCAGTTCATGACGCAGCGCCAGACCGCCGCCATGGCCCACCTGAAAGTGGCCCCGGCCTACAACGGCTTCCTGCTTAGCCACCAGCAGCGGCCCGAGCTGCTGCCGCTCTACGTGCCCTTTGAGGCCACGCCCGAAAAAACCCTGTTCGTGACCATCTGGGACGATATGGTGTTTGCCTGGCGCGGTAAGCCCGAGTGCGATACCTGGCTGACGGAGGCTTTAGGCGAAGAGTGCAAGCTGGTGTACATGTCGGATATGGTGCGGCGCGACGTGGAGCCCGAGCACAACCCCGAGGGCCAGCTAGTGAGCTTTGCCGATGGCTACCCGTTTCTGCTGATCGGGCAGGAGTCGTTGGCAGAGCTGAACACGCGGCTAGCGGAGGCGGTGGGCATGGACCGGTTCCGGCCCAACTTGGTGTTCAGCGGCGGCGAGGCCTTTGCCGAGGACGACTGGGCCAGCTTCCAAGTCGGCGATGTCAGCTTCCGGGCCGTGCGTGCCTGCGGCCGGTGCGTGCTCACGACCATCGACCAGACTACTGCCAAAAAAAACCCGGGTGGCGAGCCGCTCCGCACCCTGGCCACCTACCGCACAGAAGGCAGCAAAGTCATGTTCGGGCAAAACGTAACCAGCACTGGTCAGGGTAGCGTGCGCGTCGGCGACACGCTGACGGTGGTCAGTTATAAGGCGTAA
- a CDS encoding CDGSH iron-sulfur domain-containing protein has product MATKLTVLSNGSLRVDGNDFELVDAQGQPYGLAGRERISICRCGLSKNKPFCDGSHKGHFEHDATAFDLPAPKPAAPVTPPATPDAGAAPLA; this is encoded by the coding sequence ATGGCAACCAAACTTACCGTCCTGAGCAATGGCTCTCTGCGCGTTGATGGCAACGATTTCGAGCTGGTAGATGCCCAGGGCCAGCCCTACGGCCTCGCCGGCCGGGAGCGAATCAGCATCTGCCGCTGCGGCCTCTCCAAGAACAAGCCCTTCTGCGACGGTTCGCACAAAGGCCACTTCGAGCACGACGCCACTGCCTTCGACCTGCCTGCGCCCAAGCCCGCTGCTCCCGTAACGCCCCCCGCTACGCCCGACGCCGGCGCAGCTCCGCTGGCGTAG